In Camelus bactrianus isolate YW-2024 breed Bactrian camel chromosome 18, ASM4877302v1, whole genome shotgun sequence, one DNA window encodes the following:
- the TRAF7 gene encoding E3 ubiquitin-protein ligase TRAF7 isoform X5, whose product MSSGKSARYNRFSGGPTNLPTPDVTTGTRMETTFGPAFSAVTTITKADGTSTYKQHRRTPSSSSSLAYSPRDEEDSMPPISTPRRSDSAISVRSLHSESSMSLRSTFSLPEEEEEPEPLVFAEQPSVKLCCQLCCSVFKDPVITTCGHTFCRRCALKSEKCPVDNAKLTVVVNNIAVAEQIGELFIHCRHGCRAAAGGKPTVFEVDPRGCPFTIKLSARKDHEGSCDYRPVRCPNNPSCPPLLKMNLEAHLKECEHIKCPHSKCTFIGNQDTYETHLETCRFEGLKEFLQQTDDRFHEMHVALAQKDQEIAFLRSMLGKLSEKIDQLEKSLELKFDVLDENQSKLSEDLMEFRRDASMLNDELSHINARLNTGILGSYDPQQIFKCKGTFVGHQGPVWCLCVYSMGDLLFSGSSDKTIKVWDTCTTYKCQKTLEGHDGIVLALCIQGCKLYSGSADCTIIVWDIQNLQKVNTIRAHDNPVCTLVSSHNMLFSGSLKAIKVWDIVGTELKLKKELTGLNHWVRALVAAQSYLYSGSYQTIKIWDIRTLDCIHVLQTSGGSVYSIAVTNHHIVCGTYENLIHVWDIESKEQVRTLTGHVGTVYALAVISTPDQTKVFSASYDRSLRVWSMDNMICTQTLLRHQGSVTALAVSRGRLFSGAVDSTVKVWTC is encoded by the exons ATGAGCTCGGGCAAGAGTGCCCGCTACAACCGCTTCTCCGGGGGGCCTACCAACCTTCCCACCCCAGACGTCACCACCGGG ACCAGAATGGAAACCACCTTTGGGCCCGCCTTTTCGGCTGTCACCACCATCACAAAAG CCGATGGGACCAGCACATACAAACAACACCGCAGGACGccctcttcctccagctcccttGCCTACTCCCCGCGGGATGAGGAGGACAGCATG CCCCCCATCAGCACCCCACGCCGCTCTGACTCGGCCATCTCTGTCCGCTCCCTGCACTCGGAGTCCAGCATGTCCCTGCGGTCCACATTCTCGCtgcctgaggaggaggaggagccg GAGCCGCTGGTGTTTGCTGAGCAGCCGTCAGTGAAGCTGTGCTGTCAACTCTGCTGCAGTGTTTTCAAGGACCCTGTGATCACCACGTGTGGG CATACCTTCTGTCGAAGATGCGCCCTGAAGTCAG AGAAGTGTCCTGTGGACAACGCCAAACTGACGGTGGTGGTGAACAACATTGCGGTGGCCGAGCAGATCGGCGAGCTCTTCATCCACTGCAGGCACGGCTGTCGGGCGGCAGCGGGTGGGAAGCCCACTGTTTTCGAGGTGGACCCCCGAGGGTGCCCCTTCACCATCAAGCTCAGTGCCCGGAA GGACCACGAGGGCAGCTGTGACTACAGGCCTGTGCGGTGTCCCAACAACCCCAGCTGCCCACCCCTCCTCAAGATGAACCTGGAGGCCCACCTCAAGGAGTGCGAGCACATCAAGTGTCCCCACTCCAA GTGCACGTTCATTGGAAACCAGGATACGTATGAGACGCACTTGGAGACCTGCCGCTTTGAGGGCCTAAAGGAATTCCTGCAGCAGACAGACGACCGCTTCCATGAGATGCATGTGGCGCTGGCCCAGAAGGACCAGGAGATCGCCTTCCTGCGCTCCATGCTGGGCAAGCTCTCGGAGAAGATTGACCAGCTGGAGAAGAGCCTGGAGCTCAAGTTTG ATGTCCTGGATGAAAACCAGAGCAAGCTCAGCGAGGACCTCATGGAGTTCCGGAGGGATGCGTCCATGTTGAAC GACGAGCTGTCCCACATCAATGCACGGCTGAACACGGGCATCCTAGGAT CCTATGACCCACAGCAGATCTTCAAGTGCAAAGGAACTTTCGTGGGCCACCAAGGCCCTGTTTGGTGTCTCTGTGTCTACTCAATGGGGGACCTCCTCTTCAGCGGCTCCTCTGACAAGACCATCAAG GTGTGGGACACGTGTACCACCTACAAGTGCCAGAAGACGCTGGAGGGCCATGACGGCATTGTGCTCGCACTCTGCATCCAGGG GTGCAAGCTCTACAGTGGCTCTGCAGACTGCACCATCATT GTGTGGGACATCCAGAACCTGCAGAAGGTGAACACGATCCGGGCCCATGACAACCCAGTGTGTACGCTGGTGTCCTCACACAACATGCTCTTCAGCGGCTCCCTGAAGGCCATCAAG GTCTGGGACATCGTGGGTACTGAGCTGAAGCTGAAGAAGGAGCTCACCGGCCTCAACCACTGGGTGCGGGCCCTGGTGGCAGCCCAGAGCTACCTGTACAGTGGCTCCTACCAGACAATCAAG ATCTGGGACATCCGGACCCTCGACTGCATCCACGTCCTACAGACGTCTGGTGGCAGCGTCTACTCTATTGCTGTGACGAATCACCACATTGTCTGTGGCACCTACGAGAACCTCATCCAT GTGTGGGACATCGAGTCCAAGGAGCAGGTGCGGACCCTGACAGGTCACGTCGGCACCGTGTATGCCCTGGCAGTCATCTCAACGCCAGACCAGACCAAAGTCTTCAGCGCGTCCTACGACCGGTCTCTCAGG GTCTGGAGCATGGATAACATGATCTGCACACAGACCCTGCTGCGGCACCAAGGCAGCGTGACGGCACTGGCAGTGTCCCGGGGCCGGCTCTTCTCAGGAGCTGTGGACAGCACCGTGAAG GTTTGGACTTGCTAA
- the TRAF7 gene encoding E3 ubiquitin-protein ligase TRAF7 isoform X1 yields MSSGKSARYNRFSGGPTNLPTPDVTTGVRGHPQTRMETTFGPAFSAVTTITKADGTSTYKQHRRTPSSSSSLAYSPRDEEDSMPPISTPRRSDSAISVRSLHSESSMSLRSTFSLPEEEEEPEPLVFAEQPSVKLCCQLCCSVFKDPVITTCGHTFCRRCALKSEKCPVDNAKLTVVVNNIAVAEQIGELFIHCRHGCRAAAGGKPTVFEVDPRGCPFTIKLSARKDHEGSCDYRPVRCPNNPSCPPLLKMNLEAHLKECEHIKCPHSKYGCTFIGNQDTYETHLETCRFEGLKEFLQQTDDRFHEMHVALAQKDQEIAFLRSMLGKLSEKIDQLEKSLELKFDVLDENQSKLSEDLMEFRRDASMLNDELSHINARLNTGILGSYDPQQIFKCKGTFVGHQGPVWCLCVYSMGDLLFSGSSDKTIKVWDTCTTYKCQKTLEGHDGIVLALCIQGCKLYSGSADCTIIVWDIQNLQKVNTIRAHDNPVCTLVSSHNMLFSGSLKAIKVWDIVGTELKLKKELTGLNHWVRALVAAQSYLYSGSYQTIKIWDIRTLDCIHVLQTSGGSVYSIAVTNHHIVCGTYENLIHVWDIESKEQVRTLTGHVGTVYALAVISTPDQTKVFSASYDRSLRVWSMDNMICTQTLLRHQGSVTALAVSRGRLFSGAVDSTVKVWTC; encoded by the exons ATGAGCTCGGGCAAGAGTGCCCGCTACAACCGCTTCTCCGGGGGGCCTACCAACCTTCCCACCCCAGACGTCACCACCGGGGTAAGGGGACACCCTCAG ACCAGAATGGAAACCACCTTTGGGCCCGCCTTTTCGGCTGTCACCACCATCACAAAAG CCGATGGGACCAGCACATACAAACAACACCGCAGGACGccctcttcctccagctcccttGCCTACTCCCCGCGGGATGAGGAGGACAGCATG CCCCCCATCAGCACCCCACGCCGCTCTGACTCGGCCATCTCTGTCCGCTCCCTGCACTCGGAGTCCAGCATGTCCCTGCGGTCCACATTCTCGCtgcctgaggaggaggaggagccg GAGCCGCTGGTGTTTGCTGAGCAGCCGTCAGTGAAGCTGTGCTGTCAACTCTGCTGCAGTGTTTTCAAGGACCCTGTGATCACCACGTGTGGG CATACCTTCTGTCGAAGATGCGCCCTGAAGTCAG AGAAGTGTCCTGTGGACAACGCCAAACTGACGGTGGTGGTGAACAACATTGCGGTGGCCGAGCAGATCGGCGAGCTCTTCATCCACTGCAGGCACGGCTGTCGGGCGGCAGCGGGTGGGAAGCCCACTGTTTTCGAGGTGGACCCCCGAGGGTGCCCCTTCACCATCAAGCTCAGTGCCCGGAA GGACCACGAGGGCAGCTGTGACTACAGGCCTGTGCGGTGTCCCAACAACCCCAGCTGCCCACCCCTCCTCAAGATGAACCTGGAGGCCCACCTCAAGGAGTGCGAGCACATCAAGTGTCCCCACTCCAAGTACGG GTGCACGTTCATTGGAAACCAGGATACGTATGAGACGCACTTGGAGACCTGCCGCTTTGAGGGCCTAAAGGAATTCCTGCAGCAGACAGACGACCGCTTCCATGAGATGCATGTGGCGCTGGCCCAGAAGGACCAGGAGATCGCCTTCCTGCGCTCCATGCTGGGCAAGCTCTCGGAGAAGATTGACCAGCTGGAGAAGAGCCTGGAGCTCAAGTTTG ATGTCCTGGATGAAAACCAGAGCAAGCTCAGCGAGGACCTCATGGAGTTCCGGAGGGATGCGTCCATGTTGAAC GACGAGCTGTCCCACATCAATGCACGGCTGAACACGGGCATCCTAGGAT CCTATGACCCACAGCAGATCTTCAAGTGCAAAGGAACTTTCGTGGGCCACCAAGGCCCTGTTTGGTGTCTCTGTGTCTACTCAATGGGGGACCTCCTCTTCAGCGGCTCCTCTGACAAGACCATCAAG GTGTGGGACACGTGTACCACCTACAAGTGCCAGAAGACGCTGGAGGGCCATGACGGCATTGTGCTCGCACTCTGCATCCAGGG GTGCAAGCTCTACAGTGGCTCTGCAGACTGCACCATCATT GTGTGGGACATCCAGAACCTGCAGAAGGTGAACACGATCCGGGCCCATGACAACCCAGTGTGTACGCTGGTGTCCTCACACAACATGCTCTTCAGCGGCTCCCTGAAGGCCATCAAG GTCTGGGACATCGTGGGTACTGAGCTGAAGCTGAAGAAGGAGCTCACCGGCCTCAACCACTGGGTGCGGGCCCTGGTGGCAGCCCAGAGCTACCTGTACAGTGGCTCCTACCAGACAATCAAG ATCTGGGACATCCGGACCCTCGACTGCATCCACGTCCTACAGACGTCTGGTGGCAGCGTCTACTCTATTGCTGTGACGAATCACCACATTGTCTGTGGCACCTACGAGAACCTCATCCAT GTGTGGGACATCGAGTCCAAGGAGCAGGTGCGGACCCTGACAGGTCACGTCGGCACCGTGTATGCCCTGGCAGTCATCTCAACGCCAGACCAGACCAAAGTCTTCAGCGCGTCCTACGACCGGTCTCTCAGG GTCTGGAGCATGGATAACATGATCTGCACACAGACCCTGCTGCGGCACCAAGGCAGCGTGACGGCACTGGCAGTGTCCCGGGGCCGGCTCTTCTCAGGAGCTGTGGACAGCACCGTGAAG GTTTGGACTTGCTAA
- the TRAF7 gene encoding E3 ubiquitin-protein ligase TRAF7 isoform X4 has translation MSLRSTFSLPEEEEEPEPLVFAEQPSVKLCCQLCCSVFKDPVITTCGHTFCRRCALKSEKCPVDNAKLTVVVNNIAVAEQIGELFIHCRHGCRAAAGGKPTVFEVDPRGCPFTIKLSARKDHEGSCDYRPVRCPNNPSCPPLLKMNLEAHLKECEHIKCPHSKYGCTFIGNQDTYETHLETCRFEGLKEFLQQTDDRFHEMHVALAQKDQEIAFLRSMLGKLSEKIDQLEKSLELKFDVLDENQSKLSEDLMEFRRDASMLNDELSHINARLNTGILGSYDPQQIFKCKGTFVGHQGPVWCLCVYSMGDLLFSGSSDKTIKVWDTCTTYKCQKTLEGHDGIVLALCIQGCKLYSGSADCTIIVWDIQNLQKVNTIRAHDNPVCTLVSSHNMLFSGSLKAIKVWDIVGTELKLKKELTGLNHWVRALVAAQSYLYSGSYQTIKIWDIRTLDCIHVLQTSGGSVYSIAVTNHHIVCGTYENLIHVWDIESKEQVRTLTGHVGTVYALAVISTPDQTKVFSASYDRSLRVWSMDNMICTQTLLRHQGSVTALAVSRGRLFSGAVDSTVKVWTC, from the exons ATGTCCCTGCGGTCCACATTCTCGCtgcctgaggaggaggaggagccg GAGCCGCTGGTGTTTGCTGAGCAGCCGTCAGTGAAGCTGTGCTGTCAACTCTGCTGCAGTGTTTTCAAGGACCCTGTGATCACCACGTGTGGG CATACCTTCTGTCGAAGATGCGCCCTGAAGTCAG AGAAGTGTCCTGTGGACAACGCCAAACTGACGGTGGTGGTGAACAACATTGCGGTGGCCGAGCAGATCGGCGAGCTCTTCATCCACTGCAGGCACGGCTGTCGGGCGGCAGCGGGTGGGAAGCCCACTGTTTTCGAGGTGGACCCCCGAGGGTGCCCCTTCACCATCAAGCTCAGTGCCCGGAA GGACCACGAGGGCAGCTGTGACTACAGGCCTGTGCGGTGTCCCAACAACCCCAGCTGCCCACCCCTCCTCAAGATGAACCTGGAGGCCCACCTCAAGGAGTGCGAGCACATCAAGTGTCCCCACTCCAAGTACGG GTGCACGTTCATTGGAAACCAGGATACGTATGAGACGCACTTGGAGACCTGCCGCTTTGAGGGCCTAAAGGAATTCCTGCAGCAGACAGACGACCGCTTCCATGAGATGCATGTGGCGCTGGCCCAGAAGGACCAGGAGATCGCCTTCCTGCGCTCCATGCTGGGCAAGCTCTCGGAGAAGATTGACCAGCTGGAGAAGAGCCTGGAGCTCAAGTTTG ATGTCCTGGATGAAAACCAGAGCAAGCTCAGCGAGGACCTCATGGAGTTCCGGAGGGATGCGTCCATGTTGAAC GACGAGCTGTCCCACATCAATGCACGGCTGAACACGGGCATCCTAGGAT CCTATGACCCACAGCAGATCTTCAAGTGCAAAGGAACTTTCGTGGGCCACCAAGGCCCTGTTTGGTGTCTCTGTGTCTACTCAATGGGGGACCTCCTCTTCAGCGGCTCCTCTGACAAGACCATCAAG GTGTGGGACACGTGTACCACCTACAAGTGCCAGAAGACGCTGGAGGGCCATGACGGCATTGTGCTCGCACTCTGCATCCAGGG GTGCAAGCTCTACAGTGGCTCTGCAGACTGCACCATCATT GTGTGGGACATCCAGAACCTGCAGAAGGTGAACACGATCCGGGCCCATGACAACCCAGTGTGTACGCTGGTGTCCTCACACAACATGCTCTTCAGCGGCTCCCTGAAGGCCATCAAG GTCTGGGACATCGTGGGTACTGAGCTGAAGCTGAAGAAGGAGCTCACCGGCCTCAACCACTGGGTGCGGGCCCTGGTGGCAGCCCAGAGCTACCTGTACAGTGGCTCCTACCAGACAATCAAG ATCTGGGACATCCGGACCCTCGACTGCATCCACGTCCTACAGACGTCTGGTGGCAGCGTCTACTCTATTGCTGTGACGAATCACCACATTGTCTGTGGCACCTACGAGAACCTCATCCAT GTGTGGGACATCGAGTCCAAGGAGCAGGTGCGGACCCTGACAGGTCACGTCGGCACCGTGTATGCCCTGGCAGTCATCTCAACGCCAGACCAGACCAAAGTCTTCAGCGCGTCCTACGACCGGTCTCTCAGG GTCTGGAGCATGGATAACATGATCTGCACACAGACCCTGCTGCGGCACCAAGGCAGCGTGACGGCACTGGCAGTGTCCCGGGGCCGGCTCTTCTCAGGAGCTGTGGACAGCACCGTGAAG GTTTGGACTTGCTAA
- the TRAF7 gene encoding E3 ubiquitin-protein ligase TRAF7 isoform X2, protein MSSGKSARYNRFSGGPTNLPTPDVTTGVRGHPQTRMETTFGPAFSAVTTITKADGTSTYKQHRRTPSSSSSLAYSPRDEEDSMPPISTPRRSDSAISVRSLHSESSMSLRSTFSLPEEEEEPEPLVFAEQPSVKLCCQLCCSVFKDPVITTCGHTFCRRCALKSEKCPVDNAKLTVVVNNIAVAEQIGELFIHCRHGCRAAAGGKPTVFEVDPRGCPFTIKLSARKDHEGSCDYRPVRCPNNPSCPPLLKMNLEAHLKECEHIKCPHSKCTFIGNQDTYETHLETCRFEGLKEFLQQTDDRFHEMHVALAQKDQEIAFLRSMLGKLSEKIDQLEKSLELKFDVLDENQSKLSEDLMEFRRDASMLNDELSHINARLNTGILGSYDPQQIFKCKGTFVGHQGPVWCLCVYSMGDLLFSGSSDKTIKVWDTCTTYKCQKTLEGHDGIVLALCIQGCKLYSGSADCTIIVWDIQNLQKVNTIRAHDNPVCTLVSSHNMLFSGSLKAIKVWDIVGTELKLKKELTGLNHWVRALVAAQSYLYSGSYQTIKIWDIRTLDCIHVLQTSGGSVYSIAVTNHHIVCGTYENLIHVWDIESKEQVRTLTGHVGTVYALAVISTPDQTKVFSASYDRSLRVWSMDNMICTQTLLRHQGSVTALAVSRGRLFSGAVDSTVKVWTC, encoded by the exons ATGAGCTCGGGCAAGAGTGCCCGCTACAACCGCTTCTCCGGGGGGCCTACCAACCTTCCCACCCCAGACGTCACCACCGGGGTAAGGGGACACCCTCAG ACCAGAATGGAAACCACCTTTGGGCCCGCCTTTTCGGCTGTCACCACCATCACAAAAG CCGATGGGACCAGCACATACAAACAACACCGCAGGACGccctcttcctccagctcccttGCCTACTCCCCGCGGGATGAGGAGGACAGCATG CCCCCCATCAGCACCCCACGCCGCTCTGACTCGGCCATCTCTGTCCGCTCCCTGCACTCGGAGTCCAGCATGTCCCTGCGGTCCACATTCTCGCtgcctgaggaggaggaggagccg GAGCCGCTGGTGTTTGCTGAGCAGCCGTCAGTGAAGCTGTGCTGTCAACTCTGCTGCAGTGTTTTCAAGGACCCTGTGATCACCACGTGTGGG CATACCTTCTGTCGAAGATGCGCCCTGAAGTCAG AGAAGTGTCCTGTGGACAACGCCAAACTGACGGTGGTGGTGAACAACATTGCGGTGGCCGAGCAGATCGGCGAGCTCTTCATCCACTGCAGGCACGGCTGTCGGGCGGCAGCGGGTGGGAAGCCCACTGTTTTCGAGGTGGACCCCCGAGGGTGCCCCTTCACCATCAAGCTCAGTGCCCGGAA GGACCACGAGGGCAGCTGTGACTACAGGCCTGTGCGGTGTCCCAACAACCCCAGCTGCCCACCCCTCCTCAAGATGAACCTGGAGGCCCACCTCAAGGAGTGCGAGCACATCAAGTGTCCCCACTCCAA GTGCACGTTCATTGGAAACCAGGATACGTATGAGACGCACTTGGAGACCTGCCGCTTTGAGGGCCTAAAGGAATTCCTGCAGCAGACAGACGACCGCTTCCATGAGATGCATGTGGCGCTGGCCCAGAAGGACCAGGAGATCGCCTTCCTGCGCTCCATGCTGGGCAAGCTCTCGGAGAAGATTGACCAGCTGGAGAAGAGCCTGGAGCTCAAGTTTG ATGTCCTGGATGAAAACCAGAGCAAGCTCAGCGAGGACCTCATGGAGTTCCGGAGGGATGCGTCCATGTTGAAC GACGAGCTGTCCCACATCAATGCACGGCTGAACACGGGCATCCTAGGAT CCTATGACCCACAGCAGATCTTCAAGTGCAAAGGAACTTTCGTGGGCCACCAAGGCCCTGTTTGGTGTCTCTGTGTCTACTCAATGGGGGACCTCCTCTTCAGCGGCTCCTCTGACAAGACCATCAAG GTGTGGGACACGTGTACCACCTACAAGTGCCAGAAGACGCTGGAGGGCCATGACGGCATTGTGCTCGCACTCTGCATCCAGGG GTGCAAGCTCTACAGTGGCTCTGCAGACTGCACCATCATT GTGTGGGACATCCAGAACCTGCAGAAGGTGAACACGATCCGGGCCCATGACAACCCAGTGTGTACGCTGGTGTCCTCACACAACATGCTCTTCAGCGGCTCCCTGAAGGCCATCAAG GTCTGGGACATCGTGGGTACTGAGCTGAAGCTGAAGAAGGAGCTCACCGGCCTCAACCACTGGGTGCGGGCCCTGGTGGCAGCCCAGAGCTACCTGTACAGTGGCTCCTACCAGACAATCAAG ATCTGGGACATCCGGACCCTCGACTGCATCCACGTCCTACAGACGTCTGGTGGCAGCGTCTACTCTATTGCTGTGACGAATCACCACATTGTCTGTGGCACCTACGAGAACCTCATCCAT GTGTGGGACATCGAGTCCAAGGAGCAGGTGCGGACCCTGACAGGTCACGTCGGCACCGTGTATGCCCTGGCAGTCATCTCAACGCCAGACCAGACCAAAGTCTTCAGCGCGTCCTACGACCGGTCTCTCAGG GTCTGGAGCATGGATAACATGATCTGCACACAGACCCTGCTGCGGCACCAAGGCAGCGTGACGGCACTGGCAGTGTCCCGGGGCCGGCTCTTCTCAGGAGCTGTGGACAGCACCGTGAAG GTTTGGACTTGCTAA
- the TRAF7 gene encoding E3 ubiquitin-protein ligase TRAF7 isoform X3 has protein sequence MSSGKSARYNRFSGGPTNLPTPDVTTGTRMETTFGPAFSAVTTITKADGTSTYKQHRRTPSSSSSLAYSPRDEEDSMPPISTPRRSDSAISVRSLHSESSMSLRSTFSLPEEEEEPEPLVFAEQPSVKLCCQLCCSVFKDPVITTCGHTFCRRCALKSEKCPVDNAKLTVVVNNIAVAEQIGELFIHCRHGCRAAAGGKPTVFEVDPRGCPFTIKLSARKDHEGSCDYRPVRCPNNPSCPPLLKMNLEAHLKECEHIKCPHSKYGCTFIGNQDTYETHLETCRFEGLKEFLQQTDDRFHEMHVALAQKDQEIAFLRSMLGKLSEKIDQLEKSLELKFDVLDENQSKLSEDLMEFRRDASMLNDELSHINARLNTGILGSYDPQQIFKCKGTFVGHQGPVWCLCVYSMGDLLFSGSSDKTIKVWDTCTTYKCQKTLEGHDGIVLALCIQGCKLYSGSADCTIIVWDIQNLQKVNTIRAHDNPVCTLVSSHNMLFSGSLKAIKVWDIVGTELKLKKELTGLNHWVRALVAAQSYLYSGSYQTIKIWDIRTLDCIHVLQTSGGSVYSIAVTNHHIVCGTYENLIHVWDIESKEQVRTLTGHVGTVYALAVISTPDQTKVFSASYDRSLRVWSMDNMICTQTLLRHQGSVTALAVSRGRLFSGAVDSTVKVWTC, from the exons ATGAGCTCGGGCAAGAGTGCCCGCTACAACCGCTTCTCCGGGGGGCCTACCAACCTTCCCACCCCAGACGTCACCACCGGG ACCAGAATGGAAACCACCTTTGGGCCCGCCTTTTCGGCTGTCACCACCATCACAAAAG CCGATGGGACCAGCACATACAAACAACACCGCAGGACGccctcttcctccagctcccttGCCTACTCCCCGCGGGATGAGGAGGACAGCATG CCCCCCATCAGCACCCCACGCCGCTCTGACTCGGCCATCTCTGTCCGCTCCCTGCACTCGGAGTCCAGCATGTCCCTGCGGTCCACATTCTCGCtgcctgaggaggaggaggagccg GAGCCGCTGGTGTTTGCTGAGCAGCCGTCAGTGAAGCTGTGCTGTCAACTCTGCTGCAGTGTTTTCAAGGACCCTGTGATCACCACGTGTGGG CATACCTTCTGTCGAAGATGCGCCCTGAAGTCAG AGAAGTGTCCTGTGGACAACGCCAAACTGACGGTGGTGGTGAACAACATTGCGGTGGCCGAGCAGATCGGCGAGCTCTTCATCCACTGCAGGCACGGCTGTCGGGCGGCAGCGGGTGGGAAGCCCACTGTTTTCGAGGTGGACCCCCGAGGGTGCCCCTTCACCATCAAGCTCAGTGCCCGGAA GGACCACGAGGGCAGCTGTGACTACAGGCCTGTGCGGTGTCCCAACAACCCCAGCTGCCCACCCCTCCTCAAGATGAACCTGGAGGCCCACCTCAAGGAGTGCGAGCACATCAAGTGTCCCCACTCCAAGTACGG GTGCACGTTCATTGGAAACCAGGATACGTATGAGACGCACTTGGAGACCTGCCGCTTTGAGGGCCTAAAGGAATTCCTGCAGCAGACAGACGACCGCTTCCATGAGATGCATGTGGCGCTGGCCCAGAAGGACCAGGAGATCGCCTTCCTGCGCTCCATGCTGGGCAAGCTCTCGGAGAAGATTGACCAGCTGGAGAAGAGCCTGGAGCTCAAGTTTG ATGTCCTGGATGAAAACCAGAGCAAGCTCAGCGAGGACCTCATGGAGTTCCGGAGGGATGCGTCCATGTTGAAC GACGAGCTGTCCCACATCAATGCACGGCTGAACACGGGCATCCTAGGAT CCTATGACCCACAGCAGATCTTCAAGTGCAAAGGAACTTTCGTGGGCCACCAAGGCCCTGTTTGGTGTCTCTGTGTCTACTCAATGGGGGACCTCCTCTTCAGCGGCTCCTCTGACAAGACCATCAAG GTGTGGGACACGTGTACCACCTACAAGTGCCAGAAGACGCTGGAGGGCCATGACGGCATTGTGCTCGCACTCTGCATCCAGGG GTGCAAGCTCTACAGTGGCTCTGCAGACTGCACCATCATT GTGTGGGACATCCAGAACCTGCAGAAGGTGAACACGATCCGGGCCCATGACAACCCAGTGTGTACGCTGGTGTCCTCACACAACATGCTCTTCAGCGGCTCCCTGAAGGCCATCAAG GTCTGGGACATCGTGGGTACTGAGCTGAAGCTGAAGAAGGAGCTCACCGGCCTCAACCACTGGGTGCGGGCCCTGGTGGCAGCCCAGAGCTACCTGTACAGTGGCTCCTACCAGACAATCAAG ATCTGGGACATCCGGACCCTCGACTGCATCCACGTCCTACAGACGTCTGGTGGCAGCGTCTACTCTATTGCTGTGACGAATCACCACATTGTCTGTGGCACCTACGAGAACCTCATCCAT GTGTGGGACATCGAGTCCAAGGAGCAGGTGCGGACCCTGACAGGTCACGTCGGCACCGTGTATGCCCTGGCAGTCATCTCAACGCCAGACCAGACCAAAGTCTTCAGCGCGTCCTACGACCGGTCTCTCAGG GTCTGGAGCATGGATAACATGATCTGCACACAGACCCTGCTGCGGCACCAAGGCAGCGTGACGGCACTGGCAGTGTCCCGGGGCCGGCTCTTCTCAGGAGCTGTGGACAGCACCGTGAAG GTTTGGACTTGCTAA